A window of Nonomuraea angiospora genomic DNA:
GAGACGGCCGCCGGCACGTCCGCGCCCAGCTCGGTCAGCACCATACTCACGCTCACCACCATGACCGGGCCGAGCGTCCCCGACACGGCAGGCGACACGTTCTGACCCGATCGCGCTCGTATCCACACATAAAAGGAGACCTCTGATGGCTGAGAGCATGTACGTCTTCGGGGACGAGGACCGCAGGAAGTTCGCCCGGCTGGTGGCGGCGACGTGGCAGGACGGCGGGCTGCGGGGTCGTTACGAGAGCGACCCGGGGGCCCTGCTGAGCCAGTACGGCATCGCCTACCCGGAGGGTGTGCCCACGCCGCCGCTGCCGCCCAAGCCGGAGGGCGAGTTCGACGTCGCCGAGCTGGAGTCGGCCGCCGGCTCCGTGGCGTACACGACGGACGGCACGGCCAGCTCGATCGGCACCGCCCTGTGCAACTCGGTCTGCTTCGGCGACCCGCAGTGAGCGAGACGGTGATCGAGGTCCTGGGACTTCGCAAGCGCTACGGGGATTTCACCGCCGTGGACGACGTCTCCTTCGACGTCCGCACGGGGGAGGTGTTCGCCCTCCTCGGCACGAACGGCGCGGGCAAGACCACCACGATCGAGATCCTGGAGGGCTACCTCAGGCCCTCCGGGGGCACCGTGCGGGTGTTCGGCGAGGACCCGGCGGGACACCGCGCCCCGCGCGCCAGGATCGGCCTGGTGCTGCAGGAGTCCGGCCTGTTCGGCGACCTGTCGGCGGCCGAGACGGTGGCCGCCTGGAGCAGGTTCACCACCGGCGCCAGGCCCGTGGCCGAGGCGCTGGAGCTGGTGGGGCTGTCCGGCCAGGCCCGGACGCGGGTCAAGCGGATGTCCGGCGGCGAGCGGCGCAAGCTCGACATCGCGCTGGCCACGCTCGGAAGCCCCGACCTGCTGTTCCTCGACGAACCGACCACGGGGCTCGACCCCGAGGCCCGCCACCGGGTCCGCGACCTGGTCAGGGATCTCGCGGCCGGCGGGATGACGGTGCTGCTCACCACGCACTACCTGGAGGAGGCCCAGGAGCTCGCCGGCCGGGTGGCCATCATGGACAAGGGCAGGATCGTCACCCAGGGGACGATGGCGGAGGTGCTGGGCCGGGGCTCGGGCCGGGTCGCCTTCGACGTGCCCGAGGACACCGCCCTCGAAGGGCTGCCGGTGGGCGAGCAGGACGCGCTCACCGTGACCGGGCGCCGGTGCGTCATCGTCACCGCCGAGCCCGAGTCGGTGGCGCACTCCGTGCTCGGGTGGGCGCACGCGCGTGGCGTGCGGCTCACCGGTCTGGACGTCCGCCAGGCGACGCTCGAAGAGGTCTTCCTCGACATCGCCGGCGCGCACGGGGAGGAGGTCAGGACGTGACCGCCTACACGCTCGCGCACTTCCGGCTGACCCAGATGCTGTTCTGGCGCACGCCGGTGTCGGTCGGCGTCGCCCTGTTCTTCCCCGTCGTGTTCGGGGGGCTGATGCCGCTGATGCTGCCGGGCGGGACCAGGGACGGGGCGCCGGTCGACGTCGCCATCATGACCGGCGTCATCGTGATGGGCATCGCCAACCTGGGCTTCATGACCCTGGTGGAGTCCTTCGTCGTGCGGCGGCAGCTGCTGATACTCAAGCGGCTGCGCGGGACGGAGCTGCCCGACCTCGCCATCTTCGGCGGGGAGATCCTCACCGTGCTGTCGATCGGCCTGCTGCAGCTCGTGCTGATCGTCGGCCTGGCCAGGGTGATGCACGGTGTCGAGCTGCCGGCCAACCCCGCCCTGCTGGTGGTCACGGTGCTCCTCGGGCTCGCGGTGTTCGCCGCGATGGCCGTCGCGGTGAGCGGCAGGATTCCCGCGCAGGGCTCCACGGTCGTGGTGAGCCTGCCGTTCCTGCTGCTCGCCATCGGCCTGTCCGGGTTCGCCTACCCCGTCTCGGCGTTCCCCGGCTGGTTGCGGATCGTGTCCTCCTTCCTCCCGTTCGGGCGGGTGGCCGAGGGGGTCAGCACCGCCTATCTCGGGCGGGACTACGTGGGACACGCGGGGGCCGGCGTGCCCCAAAAGGTCGGGGTCCTGGAGGGCTTCCTGGTCATGTGGCCGGGTTGGCTCGTCCTGGCCGCCTGGCTCGTCCTGTCATTGCTCGCCGCGAAAAGGTGGTTCAAGTGGGAGCCTCGCAGAGGCTGAGGGGCGTCGGGCCGGGCACCGTACGGCTGGCCCGCGCCACGGCCGGGGTCTTCCTCGTCGGTATGGCGGCCTTCGTCGCCGTACCGCTCGCGGAGGCGCTCGGCGCCTACTCCTCCGTCAGGGTCGTGACCGCGGTCGTCCTCGTCATCGGCCTCACCGGCTGCTACCTGTGGCTGGCGGTGCGGGCCGTGCTCGACCGGGGTTCGCGGTGGGATCTCGCGGTGCTGGCCGTGATGTGCGTGCTGGCCCTCGCCGTGCCCTTCGCCGCCGGGCCCACCTGGCTGAGCGTCGGGTTCATGCTTCCGCTCGCGTTCGCGGTCACGCTGCGGGGCCGGTGGGCCGCGCTGGGGTTCTTCGCCTCGCTGGCCGCCGGCCTGGTCCTGCCCGCCTCGCAGGACCTGAGCTGGGTGCTCTTCGGCTCGCTGCAGAACCTGCTCACGGCCGGCGCGCTCGCGGGCCTGACCATCTTCGCGACCTTGCTCGCCGAGTTGCAGCGCACCCGCGAGGAGGCCGCCAAGCTCGCCATCACCGAGGAGCGGCTCAGGTTCGCCCGTGAGCTGCACGACGTGCTGGGGCACAACCTCTCGGTCATCGCCATGCGGACCGAGCTGGGCATCCGGGTCCCGCCGGAGGAGATCGGGCGGCTGCGCCGCGAGCTGACGGAGATCCACGACATCGCCAGCCGCTCGCTGCACGACGTGCGGGCGGTGGTCAAGGGCTACCGCGAGATGTCGCTGGAGAGGGAGCTGAGCGGGGTGCGCCGGGTGCTGGAGACCGCCGGCGTCCGATGCGACTTCGCCGAACTGCCGCCCTCGTTGCCGCCGGAGGTCCGCGTGGCGCTGGCCTGGGCGGTGCGCGAGGCGGCCACCAACCTGCTGCGCCACAGCGACGCCACGGTCTGCCTTCTCGGGGTCGAGACCGAGGGCGACCGCATCACAGTGACCGTCGCCAACGACGGCGTACGCCCGGACAGCGACTCGATCACCGCCGGCGCGGCGGCCGGGGCCGGGGCGGACGCTGAGGTGACCGTGGGCGGAAGCGGCCTGGCCGGGCTCGACGAGCGGCTCGCGCAGGTGGGCGGGAGCTGCGGACGGCACACCGAAGACGGCTGGTTCACGCTGTCGCTGGACGTTCCCGGCCGCCCCCTGGCGGCCACACTCACCTCTGCTACAGGAGACCGGAGATGATCAAAGTTCTGATCGCGGAGGACCACGACCTCATCAGAGGTGCCCTGATCGCCCTGCTGTCGGAGGAGCGGGACATCCGCGTGGTCGAGGAGGTGTCCAGGGGCGACGAGATCGTGCCC
This region includes:
- a CDS encoding ABC transporter ATP-binding protein; translation: MIEVLGLRKRYGDFTAVDDVSFDVRTGEVFALLGTNGAGKTTTIEILEGYLRPSGGTVRVFGEDPAGHRAPRARIGLVLQESGLFGDLSAAETVAAWSRFTTGARPVAEALELVGLSGQARTRVKRMSGGERRKLDIALATLGSPDLLFLDEPTTGLDPEARHRVRDLVRDLAAGGMTVLLTTHYLEEAQELAGRVAIMDKGRIVTQGTMAEVLGRGSGRVAFDVPEDTALEGLPVGEQDALTVTGRRCVIVTAEPESVAHSVLGWAHARGVRLTGLDVRQATLEEVFLDIAGAHGEEVRT
- a CDS encoding ABC transporter permease, with product MTAYTLAHFRLTQMLFWRTPVSVGVALFFPVVFGGLMPLMLPGGTRDGAPVDVAIMTGVIVMGIANLGFMTLVESFVVRRQLLILKRLRGTELPDLAIFGGEILTVLSIGLLQLVLIVGLARVMHGVELPANPALLVVTVLLGLAVFAAMAVAVSGRIPAQGSTVVVSLPFLLLAIGLSGFAYPVSAFPGWLRIVSSFLPFGRVAEGVSTAYLGRDYVGHAGAGVPQKVGVLEGFLVMWPGWLVLAAWLVLSLLAAKRWFKWEPRRG
- a CDS encoding sensor histidine kinase, giving the protein MGASQRLRGVGPGTVRLARATAGVFLVGMAAFVAVPLAEALGAYSSVRVVTAVVLVIGLTGCYLWLAVRAVLDRGSRWDLAVLAVMCVLALAVPFAAGPTWLSVGFMLPLAFAVTLRGRWAALGFFASLAAGLVLPASQDLSWVLFGSLQNLLTAGALAGLTIFATLLAELQRTREEAAKLAITEERLRFARELHDVLGHNLSVIAMRTELGIRVPPEEIGRLRRELTEIHDIASRSLHDVRAVVKGYREMSLERELSGVRRVLETAGVRCDFAELPPSLPPEVRVALAWAVREAATNLLRHSDATVCLLGVETEGDRITVTVANDGVRPDSDSITAGAAAGAGADAEVTVGGSGLAGLDERLAQVGGSCGRHTEDGWFTLSLDVPGRPLAATLTSATGDRR